One genomic window of Methyloceanibacter sp. wino2 includes the following:
- a CDS encoding TonB-dependent siderophore receptor, with protein MELRDSGAATPVRVPSYLSVSKSRLLALSASAAFMLLPGEMVRAQEGAAGAAEGNAEISTTAGTNSEAGAGAAGPDPESTPDGATDASAIETSVPPVVIEQQADPEPAATAVAAEPEPNPTPYSRPEPRRRAGTAQPAPSTTAAPSSTADGDFASQEAIEEAIFDLPVDGDTLNRGSSGVDGYFASGTSSATKTNTLIMNIPGTVSIIPEELAEDQGANTLGQALLYVPGIAVQQGEGHRDQLTFRGQETTADFFVDGVRDDIETFRDLYNVQTIEVLKGPNAMIFGRGGGGGVINRVTKRADGIPIYEATLQLGSWGRARGTADVGQAISPNAAFRLNAMYEDSETFRDFSWLERYGINPTLGFKLGERTTLHFSYEYKTHDQNVDRGGPSIAGVPFEYPIETYFGQPNASFTNFDGHVATATLEHETKGGVQMRNHTFFADYDKLYQNIFASSPVNGPGPGLVELNGYQNSEARQNFVNQTDFSYSFAHGEHFRHTLVGGFEFGVQSNDAFRNLPVFGSPGSDIFTVNVPAANPTIFKRTRYDIPNRRRFTDLDTTSAFIQDQFEITRYFELIGGIRFDRFDVSFEDGLNDFRTSRVDDEWSPRVGGVLKPWENFHLYASYARSFLPANGDNFGALSVTASELEPETFENYETGFKWTIQPRLLLQGAIYQLDRDNQAVTIGPDTFARGLTRTRGQEIEISGYVTDKWQVFGGYAHTESEILYAGDDVALVGNSVESVPVDTFSLWNKYQLTEKWGFGLGVIHQAGWFAEADNAVKVPGYTRVDGAVYYDLNEHWSAQVNVENMFNTEYWISSHNNNNISYGAPTQAFATMKARW; from the coding sequence ATGGAACTCCGTGACAGCGGCGCCGCGACACCTGTGCGCGTCCCAAGCTATCTTTCCGTATCCAAATCAAGGCTCCTGGCGCTTTCCGCGTCCGCGGCGTTCATGCTCCTTCCAGGCGAGATGGTGCGAGCCCAAGAAGGTGCCGCCGGGGCAGCGGAAGGAAATGCGGAGATATCCACCACGGCCGGCACCAACAGCGAAGCCGGCGCAGGCGCTGCCGGTCCGGATCCGGAGAGCACACCGGACGGGGCTACGGACGCGTCCGCCATCGAGACTTCCGTGCCGCCGGTGGTGATCGAGCAGCAAGCAGATCCCGAGCCGGCTGCAACGGCGGTAGCCGCAGAGCCTGAGCCGAACCCCACTCCCTACTCCCGCCCCGAGCCGCGCAGGCGAGCCGGCACCGCACAGCCGGCGCCATCAACCACCGCAGCGCCTTCGTCAACCGCAGATGGCGACTTCGCCTCGCAGGAAGCCATCGAGGAGGCAATCTTCGATCTTCCCGTCGATGGCGACACGCTCAATCGCGGCTCGTCCGGCGTCGACGGCTACTTCGCTTCCGGTACGTCCTCGGCGACGAAGACCAATACGCTGATCATGAACATCCCCGGAACCGTCTCCATCATCCCGGAGGAGCTCGCCGAGGACCAGGGGGCCAACACGCTCGGCCAGGCCCTCCTCTACGTTCCCGGCATCGCCGTCCAGCAGGGCGAGGGACACCGGGACCAGCTCACGTTCCGCGGCCAGGAGACGACGGCCGATTTCTTCGTGGACGGGGTGCGTGACGACATCGAGACCTTCCGCGATCTGTACAACGTCCAGACCATCGAAGTGCTCAAGGGTCCCAACGCCATGATCTTCGGCCGGGGCGGCGGCGGCGGCGTCATCAATCGCGTGACGAAGCGCGCCGACGGCATTCCCATCTACGAAGCCACCCTCCAGCTCGGAAGCTGGGGCCGCGCCCGCGGCACGGCGGATGTCGGTCAGGCGATCTCTCCGAACGCCGCGTTCCGCCTGAACGCCATGTACGAGGATTCCGAGACGTTCCGCGATTTCTCCTGGCTGGAGCGCTACGGCATCAATCCGACCTTGGGCTTCAAGCTCGGGGAGCGCACGACCCTGCATTTCAGCTACGAATACAAGACGCACGATCAGAATGTCGATCGTGGCGGGCCTTCGATCGCTGGCGTGCCGTTCGAGTACCCCATTGAGACCTATTTCGGTCAGCCGAATGCGAGCTTCACGAACTTCGACGGCCACGTGGCAACGGCAACGCTGGAGCACGAGACCAAGGGCGGCGTGCAGATGCGTAACCACACCTTCTTCGCCGACTACGACAAGCTCTACCAGAACATCTTCGCATCATCGCCGGTCAACGGACCGGGTCCGGGCCTCGTCGAACTCAACGGCTATCAGAACTCCGAAGCCCGACAGAACTTCGTGAATCAGACCGACTTCTCCTACTCGTTCGCGCATGGAGAGCACTTCCGGCACACATTGGTGGGCGGTTTTGAGTTCGGCGTCCAAAGCAACGACGCATTCCGCAATCTGCCGGTCTTCGGTTCTCCGGGTTCCGACATCTTCACGGTCAACGTGCCGGCAGCGAACCCGACGATCTTCAAGAGGACGCGCTACGACATCCCGAACCGGCGCCGCTTCACCGATCTCGACACCACGAGCGCCTTCATCCAGGACCAGTTCGAGATCACACGCTATTTCGAGTTGATCGGCGGCATTCGCTTCGACCGTTTCGATGTGAGCTTCGAGGATGGGCTCAACGACTTCCGGACGTCGCGGGTCGACGACGAGTGGTCGCCGCGCGTGGGCGGCGTTCTCAAGCCTTGGGAGAACTTCCATCTCTACGCGAGCTACGCGCGATCGTTCCTGCCCGCCAACGGCGACAATTTCGGCGCGCTCAGCGTCACGGCTTCCGAACTCGAGCCCGAAACCTTCGAGAACTACGAGACGGGCTTCAAGTGGACCATCCAGCCGCGCCTGCTGCTGCAAGGCGCGATCTACCAGCTCGATCGCGACAATCAGGCCGTTACCATCGGCCCCGACACGTTTGCGCGCGGTCTCACCCGGACACGCGGCCAGGAGATCGAGATCAGCGGTTACGTGACGGACAAGTGGCAAGTGTTCGGCGGCTATGCGCATACGGAATCGGAAATACTCTATGCGGGTGACGACGTGGCATTGGTCGGAAACTCCGTCGAGTCCGTGCCCGTCGACACCTTCTCCCTATGGAACAAATATCAGCTCACGGAGAAATGGGGCTTTGGCCTTGGTGTCATCCATCAGGCCGGTTGGTTCGCCGAAGCGGACAATGCGGTCAAGGTGCCCGGCTACACCCGCGTCGACGGCGCCGTCTACTACGACCTCAACGAGCACTGGTCCGCGCAGGTCAATGTCGAGAACATGTTCAACACGGAGTACTGGATCTCGTCACACAACAACAACAATATCTCGTACGGCGCCCCCACCCAGGCCTTCGCAACCATGAAGGCAAGATGGTAG
- a CDS encoding mechanosensitive ion channel family protein, which produces MNDDLAIDTYARLRSITGNGELSILLLLAGAVAIAVALHAVAMFVLRRLIKRDSIASSILKRISGPTRLAMVLLALVLALPAAEFNAEFAEATRQVLKVGVVVLLGWSAAIAINATARRVARRHDIGVEDNLTARRIHTQINILRRTSLVGVFLLTLGTSLMIFPAVRSFGVSLFASAGVAGLVLGFAARPILTNLIAGMQIALTQPIRIDDVLIVEGEWGWVEEITTTYVVIRIWDQRRLIVPLSRFIEQPFENWTRESAAILGVVLWHLDYRAPIAEMRTKLEELLYANKLWDGKVSNLQVVESGVSTITVRALMSARNSPTAWDLRCEIREQMLEWLRAEHPEALPRIRALMDEPRPGAGRGAALEDVLSS; this is translated from the coding sequence ATGAACGATGACCTTGCCATCGACACCTATGCGCGGCTGCGCTCCATTACCGGAAACGGGGAACTTTCCATCCTGCTCCTGCTCGCGGGCGCTGTCGCGATCGCCGTAGCATTGCATGCCGTGGCGATGTTTGTGCTCCGCCGCCTGATCAAGCGCGACAGCATTGCGAGTTCGATTCTCAAGCGGATCAGTGGCCCGACGCGCCTTGCGATGGTGCTCTTGGCGTTAGTCCTGGCGCTGCCGGCTGCGGAGTTCAACGCCGAGTTCGCGGAGGCTACACGGCAGGTCTTGAAGGTCGGGGTCGTGGTGCTGCTCGGCTGGAGCGCGGCCATCGCCATCAACGCCACGGCCAGGCGTGTTGCCCGTCGCCACGACATCGGCGTCGAGGACAATCTCACGGCCCGTCGCATCCATACGCAGATCAATATCCTGCGGCGAACTTCGCTCGTCGGCGTGTTCCTGCTGACACTCGGCACGAGCCTCATGATCTTTCCTGCTGTGCGTTCGTTCGGCGTCAGTCTGTTCGCGTCCGCGGGCGTCGCAGGCCTCGTGCTCGGCTTTGCCGCCCGGCCGATCCTCACCAATCTGATCGCCGGGATGCAGATCGCGCTTACCCAGCCGATCCGTATCGACGACGTACTCATCGTCGAAGGAGAATGGGGGTGGGTCGAGGAAATCACCACGACTTATGTGGTGATCCGCATCTGGGATCAGCGCCGGCTGATCGTGCCGCTGTCCCGCTTCATCGAGCAGCCTTTCGAGAACTGGACGCGGGAGAGCGCGGCCATCCTCGGCGTTGTGCTTTGGCATCTCGACTACCGCGCCCCCATCGCCGAGATGCGCACGAAACTCGAAGAGCTGCTCTATGCGAACAAGCTGTGGGACGGGAAGGTTTCGAACCTTCAGGTCGTCGAGTCCGGCGTCTCGACCATCACCGTGCGGGCCTTGATGAGCGCCCGGAACTCGCCGACCGCCTGGGACCTCCGCTGTGAGATTCGCGAGCAGATGCTGGAGTGGTTGCGCGCCGAGCATCCGGAGGCGCTTCCACGCATCCGTGCCCTCATGGATGAGCCGCGGCCGGGGGCCGGGCGCGGGGCCGCGCTGGAGGACGTGCTGTCGTCCTAG
- a CDS encoding TonB-dependent receptor, producing MTLRTLLKGLAVVAVMWGSGTAFAQTDGGDSGSSSEAAASSNGDTSGTPATSTAEPTGAETADDAQAAGGATESADGEVGEEVPAIEVVQPKPKPVEAPESVPKSTPRPVARRAPPPAAPAAAPRRAPPAPVAEQTFTDRIAPIGAETDGSVMTSNTGVPMSPVPGADLPLAKVPGGVTILTGSDFAREGYVDTFQEILQQRVPGVIIGDLQGNEFQTNIQYRGFEVSPVNGVPQGLAVYQNGVRINESFGDNVNWDFLPEIAIGDVAVVSGNPVYGLNALGGAIVVNMKNGFTYQGGEAIFSAGSFGRMEGDVQAGLKSGNWGVYFGGERITDNGYRDFSESEIRRMYLDLGYRNDVFDVHASLTGADNFVGVTASVPIQLLNLDRERTFTSPQTTKNEMLMPSLNATAKLNETTALTGVAYYRYFKQSHDDGNISEAAECEGDEAIERFLCIEDELALDQTGNPIVFDDLRMPIGSIDRTGQTADSWGGSLQMVNTDDLFNRQNQFLIGASYDKGDVTYGASSELGFFKPRFVVEGNGLVLSAPTEVEFKELGTENEYVGLYFSDTFNVTEKLAVTAGGRWNYAQIEIKDLSGNAPELDGTSEFSRFNPAIGATYQLNDDLSLYGGYSEANRAPVASELACSDPNNPCLIESFLVADPPLDQVVSHTWEFGIRGEHKRGREALQWSAGLFRTLNTDDIITVYSPIAGRGVFENGGDTLRQGIEASIAYTNERLFTYANYAFIDATYDSPLELAAPDNPRAGECVERGGGGDDEDGEEGEEEEIRCINVRPGDRIPGIPQHRFKAGADYWITPKWKFGGDLLAVSNQYFFQDDSNLNEPLGGYWTVNLHTSYDITPRIQIFGLVNNVFDEEYGVFGTFFNLEAGNSAAGADPQLGDEFFSNSRTITPGPPTVAYGGVKVKFW from the coding sequence ATGACACTTCGTACTTTGCTGAAGGGGCTCGCGGTTGTCGCGGTCATGTGGGGATCGGGTACGGCATTCGCCCAGACGGACGGAGGGGACAGTGGTTCGTCCTCTGAAGCCGCCGCGTCGTCGAACGGCGACACGTCGGGAACGCCTGCGACGTCCACGGCAGAGCCGACGGGTGCTGAAACTGCAGACGATGCTCAAGCAGCGGGGGGCGCCACCGAAAGCGCCGACGGCGAGGTTGGCGAAGAGGTGCCTGCCATCGAAGTGGTGCAGCCGAAGCCGAAGCCGGTTGAAGCGCCCGAGTCCGTTCCCAAATCGACGCCCCGGCCTGTCGCGCGCCGCGCGCCGCCGCCGGCAGCCCCTGCCGCAGCGCCCCGCCGCGCGCCTCCCGCTCCGGTCGCCGAGCAGACCTTCACGGATCGGATCGCGCCGATCGGGGCCGAGACGGATGGCAGCGTGATGACGTCGAACACCGGCGTTCCCATGTCGCCGGTACCCGGCGCCGACCTGCCGCTCGCGAAAGTGCCCGGCGGTGTCACGATCCTGACGGGCAGCGACTTCGCCCGTGAGGGGTATGTCGACACCTTCCAGGAGATCCTTCAGCAGCGTGTCCCTGGTGTCATCATCGGCGACCTCCAGGGCAACGAGTTCCAGACCAACATCCAATATCGGGGTTTCGAGGTCTCGCCCGTGAACGGCGTGCCCCAGGGCCTGGCGGTGTACCAGAACGGCGTTCGCATCAACGAATCCTTCGGCGACAATGTGAACTGGGACTTCCTGCCGGAAATCGCCATCGGGGATGTCGCCGTAGTCAGCGGCAATCCGGTCTACGGCCTGAACGCTCTCGGTGGTGCCATCGTCGTCAACATGAAGAACGGTTTCACCTATCAGGGCGGCGAGGCGATCTTCTCCGCAGGCTCGTTCGGGCGCATGGAGGGTGACGTCCAGGCCGGTCTGAAGAGTGGGAACTGGGGCGTCTATTTCGGCGGTGAGCGCATCACCGACAACGGCTATCGCGATTTCTCCGAGTCCGAGATCCGCCGCATGTATCTCGACCTCGGCTACCGCAACGATGTCTTCGACGTGCACGCAAGCTTGACGGGTGCGGACAACTTCGTGGGTGTCACGGCTTCCGTGCCGATTCAGCTTCTCAACCTCGATCGCGAGCGGACGTTCACGTCGCCGCAAACGACGAAGAACGAGATGCTGATGCCGTCCTTGAACGCGACGGCGAAACTCAACGAGACGACAGCCCTGACCGGTGTCGCGTATTACCGCTACTTTAAGCAGAGCCATGACGACGGCAATATCTCGGAGGCCGCGGAATGCGAAGGCGACGAGGCCATCGAGCGGTTCCTGTGTATCGAGGACGAGCTGGCGCTCGACCAGACGGGCAACCCAATCGTGTTCGACGATCTGCGCATGCCCATCGGCTCGATCGACCGTACCGGTCAGACAGCGGACAGCTGGGGCGGCTCGCTCCAGATGGTGAATACCGACGACCTGTTCAACCGTCAGAATCAGTTCCTGATCGGCGCGAGCTACGACAAGGGTGACGTTACCTACGGCGCATCGAGCGAGCTCGGTTTCTTCAAGCCGCGCTTCGTCGTCGAGGGCAACGGGCTTGTTCTGTCCGCTCCCACCGAAGTCGAGTTCAAGGAACTCGGCACGGAGAACGAATATGTCGGGCTCTATTTCTCCGACACGTTCAACGTCACGGAGAAACTGGCGGTCACGGCCGGTGGCCGCTGGAACTATGCCCAGATCGAGATCAAGGATCTGAGCGGCAATGCGCCCGAGCTGGACGGAACCAGCGAGTTTAGCCGCTTCAACCCGGCTATCGGCGCCACCTACCAGCTCAACGACGATCTGTCGCTCTACGGCGGTTACTCGGAAGCGAACCGTGCTCCGGTGGCGTCCGAGCTCGCTTGCTCGGATCCGAACAACCCTTGTCTGATCGAGAGCTTCCTTGTCGCCGATCCGCCTCTGGACCAGGTTGTGTCGCACACGTGGGAGTTTGGTATCCGTGGCGAGCACAAGAGAGGCCGTGAGGCTCTGCAATGGAGCGCGGGCCTGTTCAGGACCCTCAACACGGATGACATCATCACCGTGTACTCGCCGATCGCGGGACGCGGCGTGTTCGAGAATGGCGGCGATACGCTGCGCCAAGGCATCGAGGCCAGCATCGCCTACACCAACGAACGCCTGTTCACCTATGCGAACTATGCCTTCATCGACGCGACCTATGACAGCCCGCTGGAACTCGCAGCGCCGGACAATCCGCGTGCGGGTGAATGCGTGGAGCGCGGCGGTGGCGGCGACGACGAGGACGGCGAAGAAGGCGAGGAAGAAGAAATCCGCTGTATCAACGTCCGTCCCGGGGATCGTATTCCGGGCATCCCGCAGCACCGGTTCAAGGCCGGCGCCGACTACTGGATCACACCGAAGTGGAAATTCGGCGGCGATCTGCTTGCGGTCAGCAATCAGTACTTCTTCCAGGACGACTCGAACCTGAACGAGCCTCTGGGCGGGTACTGGACCGTGAATCTCCATACCAGCTACGACATCACGCCGCGCATCCAGATCTTCGGCCTCGTGAACAACGTGTTCGACGAGGAGTACGGCGTGTTCGGCACGTTCTTCAATCTGGAGGCGGGCAACTCGGCGGCAGGGGCGGATCCCCAGCTGGGCGACGAGTTCTTCTCCAACTCGCGCACGATCACACCCGGGCCTCCGACGGTCGCCTATGGTGGCGTGAAGGTGAAGTTCTGGTAG
- a CDS encoding HAD-IA family hydrolase: MARDTILFDINETVLDLAPLRPKFERALGDATVASTWFAMLLHASTVCALTGVKTGFAELAGLTLDRLASLHGRTLSGEDRGDILDSFASLAPHDDVRPAVEVLRDHGYRTVAFSNSSLNLVTKQIANSGLGGNFDVALSVEETGSFKPDAKVYEFAAARLDRPIGDLRLIAAHDWDTHGALSAGMQAAYLDRTGAPYNPLFRRPEISAATMVNLADRIIAADAASI, from the coding sequence GTGGCACGCGACACCATCCTGTTCGACATCAACGAGACGGTTCTCGATCTTGCGCCCCTCAGGCCGAAATTCGAACGCGCGCTCGGAGACGCTACCGTCGCCTCCACATGGTTTGCCATGCTGCTGCACGCCTCCACCGTCTGCGCGCTCACGGGCGTGAAGACAGGTTTCGCGGAACTAGCCGGACTGACGCTGGACAGGCTTGCTTCGCTTCACGGCCGCACACTGTCCGGCGAAGACCGCGGCGACATCCTCGACAGCTTCGCGAGCCTTGCCCCGCATGACGACGTTAGGCCCGCCGTGGAGGTCTTGCGCGACCACGGCTACCGCACGGTCGCGTTTTCGAATTCCTCGCTCAATCTCGTGACCAAGCAGATTGCCAATTCCGGCCTCGGCGGGAATTTCGATGTCGCACTCTCGGTCGAGGAAACCGGCAGCTTCAAGCCGGACGCCAAGGTCTACGAATTCGCCGCCGCGCGTCTCGATCGCCCCATCGGCGATTTACGCCTGATCGCTGCGCATGACTGGGACACCCATGGCGCCCTCAGCGCCGGCATGCAGGCGGCCTATCTCGACCGTACCGGCGCCCCCTACAACCCGCTCTTCAGGCGGCCTGAAATTTCGGCCGCGACCATGGTCAACTTGGCCGATCGGATCATCGCGGCGGATGCAGCGAGCATCTAG
- a CDS encoding bile acid:sodium symporter family protein: MIDQPLSFFANFGQYERILSATMVTFSMLGMGATLTVRDFANTLAAWRGLAVGLIAQLILVPIWAGLTMFAISLFPEGFGGLSMAGAIGIATGIALIAAMPGGSLSNLLTFIGNGNVALSVSLTAITTLICLFATPIVLAALVNVQVPGEFSIDKLQIMLDIGLFLIVPLLVGMVIRRLTHSKQQIRFTKVMVRASLAMLALIIIGSLGAGRLQFGPYGWLGPAIVAVFGLGALLLTRLCAFACGMVERDALAIVIEVVVKNGLLALLVVTSMFPNEMLSGGEGQEINGQAVTHQAFNPIIAARDGCIFVVLFFSGFALIAGSSASLRGRKRRGRQVEAPFP, from the coding sequence ATGATCGACCAACCGCTTTCCTTCTTCGCAAATTTCGGACAGTACGAGCGCATCCTTTCGGCGACGATGGTCACCTTTTCCATGCTCGGCATGGGGGCGACGCTGACGGTTCGCGACTTCGCGAACACGCTTGCTGCCTGGCGCGGTCTTGCAGTCGGGCTGATCGCGCAGCTCATCCTCGTCCCCATCTGGGCGGGGCTGACCATGTTCGCCATCAGCCTGTTTCCGGAGGGCTTCGGCGGCTTGTCGATGGCGGGCGCCATCGGTATTGCCACGGGGATCGCGTTGATCGCGGCGATGCCCGGCGGTTCGCTCTCGAACCTGCTCACCTTCATCGGCAACGGCAACGTCGCACTGTCCGTCTCGTTGACGGCCATCACGACGCTCATCTGCCTCTTTGCCACGCCGATCGTTCTGGCGGCGCTTGTGAACGTTCAAGTGCCCGGCGAGTTCAGCATCGACAAGCTGCAGATCATGCTGGATATCGGTCTGTTTCTGATCGTGCCGCTGCTCGTTGGCATGGTCATCCGGCGCTTGACCCATTCCAAGCAACAGATCCGGTTCACGAAGGTCATGGTGCGGGCGAGCCTCGCCATGCTGGCGTTGATCATCATCGGCTCGCTCGGTGCCGGGCGGCTGCAGTTCGGCCCCTACGGTTGGTTGGGACCGGCCATTGTCGCCGTCTTCGGTCTCGGCGCGCTGCTTCTGACGCGGCTCTGCGCTTTCGCCTGCGGCATGGTTGAGCGCGACGCGCTGGCCATCGTCATCGAAGTCGTCGTGAAGAACGGCTTGCTGGCCTTGCTGGTCGTAACGTCCATGTTCCCGAACGAGATGCTGTCGGGCGGGGAGGGCCAGGAGATCAACGGTCAAGCCGTTACCCATCAAGCCTTCAATCCGATCATTGCCGCGCGTGACGGCTGTATCTTTGTCGTCCTGTTTTTCAGCGGCTTTGCGCTGATCGCCGGGTCGTCGGCGTCGCTCCGTGGGCGCAAACGGCGGGGCCGGCAGGTCGAGGCGCCGTTCCCCTAG
- the mgtE gene encoding magnesium transporter, whose protein sequence is MSDFPLRDEEGDVRPEFLHAVADALEEGDVSRARELTLDLHEADLADLLEILRQDDRARLIEALGADFKAAALPELDEAVRDQVLEEMPPEQVAEALQELDSDEAVYLLEDLDRKDREDILSKLPYFERIALQRSLEYPEDSAGRMMQTDLIAVPPFWSVGQTIDYMREADDLPERFYEIFVVDPAYHLIGCVALNRILRSKRPTEVETIIDEEMHPIPVEADQEEVARQFERYNLNSAPVVDEDGRLVGVITADDIVEVVQEEASEDILAMGGVGGESVVDTVWETTRLRFAWLVANLITAIAASIVISFFEATIEQMVALAVLMPIVASMGGNAGTQTMTVAVRALATQDLGPANAMRVILRECAVGLLNGLLFAVIMALIAYFWFGSDGLGVVIGVAMVVNLFAAALAGILIPLGLDALDLDPAIASGVFVTTVTDVVGFFAFLGLAALWLA, encoded by the coding sequence TTGAGCGATTTTCCTTTACGCGACGAGGAAGGGGATGTCCGTCCCGAGTTCCTCCATGCGGTCGCCGACGCGCTGGAGGAGGGGGACGTTTCCCGTGCGCGCGAGCTGACGCTCGATCTGCACGAAGCCGACCTTGCCGATCTTCTCGAAATCTTGCGTCAGGACGACCGTGCGCGCCTCATTGAGGCGCTCGGCGCAGACTTCAAGGCCGCGGCTTTGCCCGAGCTCGACGAGGCGGTGCGCGACCAGGTTCTCGAGGAGATGCCGCCGGAGCAGGTGGCGGAGGCACTGCAGGAGCTTGATTCCGACGAAGCGGTCTACCTGCTCGAGGATCTCGATCGGAAGGATCGGGAGGACATCCTCTCCAAGCTTCCCTATTTCGAGCGCATCGCTCTGCAGCGGAGCCTGGAATATCCGGAAGACTCCGCCGGCCGCATGATGCAGACCGATCTGATCGCCGTGCCGCCGTTCTGGTCCGTCGGTCAGACCATCGACTACATGCGCGAGGCGGACGATCTGCCGGAGCGCTTCTACGAAATCTTCGTGGTCGACCCGGCCTATCACCTGATCGGTTGTGTGGCGCTTAACAGAATTCTGCGGTCCAAACGTCCGACCGAGGTCGAGACCATTATCGACGAAGAGATGCATCCGATCCCGGTCGAAGCCGACCAAGAAGAGGTGGCGCGCCAGTTCGAACGCTACAATCTGAACTCGGCGCCGGTGGTCGACGAGGACGGTCGTCTCGTAGGTGTCATCACCGCCGACGACATCGTCGAAGTGGTGCAGGAAGAGGCATCGGAAGACATTTTGGCCATGGGTGGTGTCGGCGGCGAGTCCGTGGTCGACACGGTCTGGGAGACGACGCGGCTACGCTTTGCTTGGCTCGTGGCCAATTTGATCACCGCCATTGCCGCCTCCATCGTCATCAGCTTCTTCGAGGCGACCATCGAGCAAATGGTAGCGCTCGCCGTGCTCATGCCCATCGTCGCGTCCATGGGTGGCAATGCGGGTACGCAGACCATGACCGTCGCGGTTCGCGCGCTCGCGACCCAGGATTTGGGACCCGCCAATGCCATGCGCGTCATTTTGCGCGAATGCGCCGTGGGTCTGCTCAACGGCTTGCTCTTCGCCGTCATCATGGCTCTGATCGCGTATTTCTGGTTCGGGAGCGACGGCCTCGGGGTCGTCATCGGCGTGGCGATGGTCGTCAATCTGTTCGCCGCCGCGCTCGCCGGCATCCTGATCCCCCTCGGGCTCGATGCGCTTGACCTCGATCCTGCCATTGCTTCCGGCGTATTTGTCACGACCGTCACCGATGTTGTGGGATTCTTCGCCTTCCTTGGCCTGGCCGCTTTGTGGTTAGCTTAG
- a CDS encoding YdcF family protein, whose protein sequence is MNEAGERLLEGAILALRFPDAKVAFSGGDAGILYKSDSEAQGAADILTSLGVERGRLVLEANARDTYENAVFLKKELDRGGAFSQGTRWLLITSAYHMPRSIGAFRQAGFDVEPWPVDYRTRGPEDFTKPFDKVSEGLRRVDTATREWVGLVAYWLTGRTNALFPSPDPTEDSQG, encoded by the coding sequence TTGAACGAGGCCGGCGAACGGCTGCTGGAAGGGGCGATCCTGGCGCTGCGGTTTCCCGATGCCAAAGTCGCCTTCTCCGGCGGGGACGCGGGCATTCTCTATAAATCCGACAGCGAAGCGCAGGGAGCGGCAGACATCCTCACCAGTCTAGGCGTTGAAAGAGGACGCCTCGTGTTGGAAGCCAATGCGCGCGACACCTATGAGAACGCGGTCTTCCTGAAGAAGGAGCTGGACCGAGGTGGCGCCTTCAGCCAGGGAACGCGCTGGCTGCTGATTACGTCAGCATACCATATGCCCCGGTCCATCGGGGCGTTCCGCCAGGCCGGCTTCGATGTAGAGCCGTGGCCGGTTGATTACAGGACGCGCGGACCCGAGGACTTCACCAAGCCGTTCGACAAGGTCTCGGAAGGCTTGCGGCGGGTCGACACGGCGACCCGCGAATGGGTGGGGCTTGTGGCCTATTGGCTGACGGGCCGCACTAATGCGCTGTTCCCATCACCAGATCCGACTGAGGACAGTCAGGGCTGA
- a CDS encoding DNA-binding domain-containing protein has protein sequence MTSLKDLQARFQAGIVGGDNTALNDINDSATEDRTTLFSVYRNAYGLRLAEILGKDYELTHTYLGDDAFSRLSHAYIAAHPSDKRNARWFGRYLPGFARTTAPFSKHKEVAELAALEKALADAFDGPDAAPVSIEELAAIPPDDWAELVFTPHPTAQRLRFKTNAADIWMALDGGTTPPPPVHLAEPQNILVWRQDLTARFRPLSAEEAMMWAEATRGVRFGVLCEMVATFAGPEEAELRAATYLKTWLDTGALACVSPDCPQSDLVMGTAH, from the coding sequence ATGACCAGTCTCAAAGACCTGCAGGCGCGATTCCAGGCCGGCATCGTGGGCGGCGACAACACAGCCCTGAACGATATCAACGACAGCGCGACCGAGGATCGAACTACGCTCTTCAGCGTTTATCGCAATGCCTACGGACTGCGGCTCGCCGAGATCCTCGGCAAAGACTACGAGCTGACGCACACCTATCTCGGCGACGATGCGTTCTCCCGCCTGTCTCATGCCTATATCGCCGCACACCCTTCGGACAAGCGCAATGCGCGCTGGTTCGGCCGCTACCTGCCAGGTTTCGCGCGGACGACGGCGCCGTTTTCCAAGCACAAGGAAGTGGCGGAACTCGCCGCGCTCGAAAAGGCGCTTGCCGACGCCTTCGACGGTCCCGATGCCGCGCCGGTCTCCATCGAAGAACTCGCCGCGATCCCGCCCGACGACTGGGCGGAGCTGGTCTTCACGCCCCACCCGACCGCGCAACGGCTTCGATTCAAGACAAACGCCGCCGATATTTGGATGGCGCTCGACGGCGGCACGACACCTCCCCCGCCGGTGCACCTCGCCGAGCCTCAGAACATTCTCGTTTGGCGGCAGGATCTCACGGCGCGTTTCCGGCCGCTCAGTGCCGAAGAGGCCATGATGTGGGCCGAGGCCACGCGAGGCGTGCGGTTTGGGGTTCTGTGCGAGATGGTCGCGACCTTCGCCGGACCTGAGGAGGCCGAACTACGCGCGGCGACCTATCTCAAGACGTGGCTCGACACAGGCGCGCTTGCTTGCGTCAGCCCTGACTGTCCTCAGTCGGATCTGGTGATGGGAACAGCGCATTAG